The proteins below come from a single Chryseobacterium capnotolerans genomic window:
- a CDS encoding AAA family ATPase: MKNNRTVQNFYILTGGPGAGKTTLLDGLRQAGFTTVPEEGRKIIKEQLSAHGNGLPWIDKEFFAELMFDASVDAYQKILHTSGSDPVFFDRGIIDTIGYLKLENIPVPEEMKTTAREMKYNKNVFILPPWPEIYENDSERKQTPEIAQHTFEYMYETYQEYGYHVIEVPRLTIEQRVKFILNTLNQ; this comes from the coding sequence ATGAAAAATAATAGGACAGTTCAAAATTTTTATATTCTTACCGGAGGGCCAGGAGCTGGTAAAACAACTTTACTGGATGGATTAAGGCAGGCAGGCTTTACAACTGTACCTGAAGAAGGACGGAAAATTATCAAAGAGCAGCTAAGTGCTCATGGAAATGGACTGCCCTGGATCGATAAAGAATTTTTTGCTGAGCTTATGTTTGATGCCTCTGTAGATGCCTATCAGAAGATACTTCACACTTCAGGTTCTGATCCTGTTTTTTTCGATCGGGGAATTATAGACACCATTGGCTATCTTAAGCTTGAAAATATTCCTGTTCCTGAGGAGATGAAAACTACAGCACGCGAAATGAAGTATAACAAGAATGTTTTCATTCTTCCTCCATGGCCGGAAATCTATGAAAATGATTCTGAAAGAAAACAAACTCCTGAAATAGCCCAACATACCTTTGAGTACATGTATGAAACTTATCAGGAATATGGCTATCACGTTATTGAGGTTCCCAGATTAACAATAGAACAACGCGTCAAGTTTATTCTGAATACTCTCAATCAATAA
- a CDS encoding DinB family protein, with amino-acid sequence MEITSVASFIDYYEKIRARTNRIIEIVPPEHIDFSYKPGKFTIGDQIRHIAAIERYMYGETISGRESAYPGCGKELADGYENSVVFFNEMHRQTLEIISGLSDEDLNRKCMTPANNPISIWKWLRAMVEHEIHHRAEIYIYLNLLDVKTPQIFGFSAEEVQDLSVKL; translated from the coding sequence ATGGAAATTACATCTGTAGCATCATTCATTGATTATTATGAGAAAATAAGAGCCAGAACCAACCGGATTATTGAAATTGTTCCTCCTGAGCATATTGATTTTTCTTATAAACCCGGAAAATTTACGATTGGAGATCAGATCAGGCATATTGCGGCTATAGAAAGGTATATGTATGGTGAAACCATCTCAGGAAGAGAAAGTGCCTATCCCGGATGTGGAAAAGAACTGGCAGACGGATATGAAAATAGTGTAGTTTTTTTCAATGAAATGCACAGACAGACTCTGGAAATTATTTCGGGACTTTCGGATGAGGACCTTAACCGTAAATGTATGACTCCAGCAAATAATCCAATCTCTATATGGAAATGGCTTAGGGCTATGGTAGAACATGAGATTCACCATAGAGCAGAAATTTATATTTATCTTAATCTGCTTGATGTGAAAACACCGCAGATCTTTGGTTTTTCAGCAGAAGAAGTTCAGGATTTGAGCGTCAAGTTATAA
- a CDS encoding DUF6624 domain-containing protein: MNLRPMDEEEFEKELISLANHDLEIREKLFAEGKLEGGYHPEMEAVHKANAKRLREIIEKIGFPTISKVGGKASDAAWLIIQHSIGEPEFMKSCYTIMEENGLDVNLKNIAYLYDRIQVFQGKPQKYGTQLIVGGIPFPVEDKKG, encoded by the coding sequence ATGAATCTGAGACCAATGGATGAAGAAGAATTTGAAAAAGAATTAATAAGTCTTGCCAATCACGATCTCGAGATAAGGGAAAAACTATTTGCAGAAGGAAAGCTGGAGGGAGGATATCATCCGGAAATGGAGGCGGTTCATAAAGCTAATGCCAAAAGACTTCGGGAAATCATAGAAAAGATTGGGTTCCCAACGATATCAAAGGTAGGAGGAAAAGCAAGTGACGCTGCCTGGCTTATCATTCAGCATTCTATTGGGGAACCAGAATTTATGAAATCATGTTATACAATAATGGAGGAAAACGGTCTTGATGTTAATCTCAAAAATATAGCCTATTTATACGATCGGATTCAGGTTTTTCAAGGCAAACCTCAAAAATATGGCACCCAGCTTATTGTTGGCGGAATTCCTTTTCCGGTAGAAGATAAAAAAGGCTGA
- the putP gene encoding sodium/proline symporter PutP, which produces MQLYEGISVGLYLLLMIGIGIYSYRKSTNNSEEFLIGGRKMGAAVTALSAGAADMSGWLLMGVPGAMYLSGISSSWIAIGLTLGAFLNYIIVAPRLRIYTEVAQNAITLPVFFENRFKNKNHLLKITSSIFILVFFTLYTSAGMVSGGKLFESAFGMDYTVGLLLTSLVVVLYTFLGGFLAVSLTDFVQGTIMVLALVIVPIVAIIQIGGVGETLSLIEAKDPKYLDLFRGTTTVSIVSLLAWGLGYCGQPHILVRFMAIDKPKDLVKARRIGITWMIFTVAGALAIGLVGIAYLQKFDIETMMKFDGSKTEAETIFIYFSRILFHPFIAGFLLTAILAAVMSTISSQLLVTSSSLTEDIYKAFLNKKATPKQLLFASRLSVLLVAVIAVLLSLDPKDSILNLVGNAWAGFGSAFGPLILLSLLWKKTTWQGGLAGMLVGGITVLAWVYLQHPLKDWYEIIPGFVLSLLTNIIVSLATYKSDAVIESEFDEVKKIMQEP; this is translated from the coding sequence ATGCAATTATATGAAGGGATTTCTGTGGGGTTGTATCTGTTATTAATGATAGGTATAGGCATATATTCTTATAGAAAATCAACAAACAATTCAGAAGAATTTTTAATTGGAGGAAGAAAAATGGGGGCGGCTGTTACGGCACTTTCTGCAGGAGCAGCTGATATGAGTGGCTGGCTGCTGATGGGAGTTCCGGGAGCCATGTATCTTTCCGGTATTTCTAGCTCATGGATCGCGATAGGGTTAACCCTTGGAGCATTTCTGAACTACATTATCGTAGCACCGAGGCTTAGAATTTATACCGAAGTGGCTCAAAACGCTATTACATTACCCGTATTTTTTGAAAACAGGTTTAAAAACAAGAACCACCTTTTGAAGATTACGTCTTCAATCTTTATTCTGGTATTTTTTACCCTTTATACCTCAGCAGGAATGGTGTCGGGCGGAAAACTTTTCGAATCAGCTTTCGGAATGGATTATACTGTAGGGCTATTGCTGACGAGTTTAGTTGTGGTTTTATATACTTTCTTAGGCGGTTTCCTGGCCGTAAGTCTTACGGATTTTGTGCAGGGAACGATTATGGTATTGGCGCTAGTCATTGTACCCATTGTTGCCATTATTCAGATTGGAGGAGTAGGAGAGACTTTATCACTGATTGAGGCTAAAGATCCAAAATATCTGGATTTATTCAGAGGAACAACTACCGTGAGTATTGTATCTTTATTAGCCTGGGGACTAGGATACTGCGGACAGCCGCATATTTTGGTTCGTTTTATGGCTATTGATAAGCCTAAAGATCTGGTTAAGGCAAGAAGAATCGGGATTACATGGATGATCTTTACGGTAGCGGGAGCCTTAGCGATTGGACTGGTGGGAATTGCCTATCTTCAGAAATTTGATATCGAAACGATGATGAAATTCGACGGATCAAAAACCGAGGCAGAAACTATTTTTATTTATTTCTCACGTATTTTATTTCATCCATTTATTGCAGGATTCTTATTGACAGCAATTCTTGCGGCTGTAATGAGTACTATTTCTTCCCAGTTATTGGTAACTTCAAGTTCATTGACCGAAGATATTTACAAAGCGTTCCTGAATAAAAAAGCGACACCCAAGCAATTACTTTTTGCCAGCAGACTTTCCGTTTTATTAGTTGCTGTTATTGCGGTACTTTTATCATTAGATCCTAAAGATAGCATCCTTAATCTGGTTGGAAATGCCTGGGCAGGTTTCGGTTCTGCATTCGGACCATTGATTCTGTTATCTCTTTTATGGAAGAAAACAACCTGGCAGGGAGGTTTGGCAGGAATGTTAGTGGGAGGAATTACAGTGCTGGCATGGGTATATCTTCAACACCCTTTAAAAGACTGGTATGAAATCATTCCGGGATTCGTTCTTTCTTTACTTACCAACATTATTGTATCCTTAGCCACTTACAAGTCTGATGCAGTAATTGAAAGTGAATTCGATGAGGTTAAAAAGATTATGCAGGAACCATAG
- a CDS encoding winged helix-turn-helix transcriptional regulator: MPQFFHDKRLYYTPIEFALSHIGGTWKMPILWRLQERPLRFSELKKDIPHITDKMLTSQLRELESKEMIHREVYPVVPPKVEYSLTEKGKKSIPVIETIMQFGYDLIQDAGITFPPKE, encoded by the coding sequence ATGCCTCAGTTTTTTCACGATAAAAGATTGTATTATACTCCTATAGAATTTGCATTGAGCCATATTGGAGGGACATGGAAAATGCCTATTCTATGGAGATTACAGGAAAGGCCACTTCGTTTTAGTGAATTGAAAAAGGATATTCCCCATATCACAGACAAAATGCTGACCAGCCAGCTTAGGGAATTGGAAAGTAAGGAAATGATTCATCGTGAAGTATATCCCGTTGTGCCTCCAAAAGTAGAATATAGTCTTACTGAAAAAGGCAAAAAATCCATTCCTGTCATTGAAACCATCATGCAGTTTGGATATGACCTGATTCAGGATGCCGGGATTACTTTCCCACCCAAGGAATAA
- a CDS encoding ATP-binding cassette domain-containing protein: MLEIKNVNVEFKNQKVLNDLNLSIEEGCILGILGKNGAGKTTLFESMYQSLSFSGNITWKNMRLQRKHISYLETENYFYPYMTGEEYLSYFSSEKEDEIHNIIDKFNLPLKKYIQYYSSGMKKKLSLIGMLMLNKPINILDEPFNGVDFEGVHLLYDIIRQLKTQNKVVVISSHIIETLFHTCDKIALLQNGRVEAIYHKEDFGQLNTLRF, from the coding sequence ATGTTGGAAATTAAAAATGTGAATGTTGAATTTAAAAATCAGAAAGTTTTAAACGATTTGAACTTATCAATAGAAGAAGGATGTATTTTGGGAATTCTCGGAAAGAATGGGGCAGGGAAGACCACTTTGTTTGAATCCATGTACCAAAGTTTATCATTCTCAGGAAATATTACCTGGAAAAATATGCGTTTACAGCGGAAACATATCTCTTATCTGGAAACCGAAAATTACTTTTATCCCTATATGACAGGAGAAGAGTACCTATCTTATTTTTCTTCTGAAAAGGAAGACGAAATCCATAATATCATTGATAAATTTAATCTTCCACTGAAAAAATATATACAATATTATTCCAGTGGAATGAAGAAAAAATTGTCCCTCATTGGGATGCTTATGTTGAATAAACCGATTAATATTTTGGATGAACCTTTTAATGGAGTAGATTTCGAGGGCGTTCATCTTCTGTATGATATCATCAGACAATTAAAGACGCAGAATAAAGTGGTTGTGATAAGCTCCCATATCATAGAAACACTTTTCCATACCTGTGATAAAATTGCTTTGCTGCAAAACGGAAGAGTTGAAGCTATATACCATAAAGAAGATTTTGGACAGCTGAATACACTAAGATTTTAA
- a CDS encoding nuclear transport factor 2 family protein has product MSNTTPNVAEQFIQYLNEENFEKAEGCLDPDFKFIGVLGTREGASLYIQEMKQMKLKYQIIKTFIAGEDVSFWYMIDMGNKTIEASGWYQINNGKIHSLKVLFDPRPLLNGQ; this is encoded by the coding sequence ATGAGCAATACAACCCCAAATGTCGCAGAACAGTTTATTCAATACTTAAATGAAGAAAATTTTGAAAAGGCAGAAGGCTGTCTCGATCCTGATTTTAAATTCATTGGAGTGTTGGGAACAAGAGAAGGTGCTTCACTCTATATTCAGGAGATGAAGCAAATGAAACTTAAATATCAGATTATAAAAACCTTTATAGCTGGTGAAGATGTTTCTTTCTGGTATATGATTGATATGGGTAATAAAACTATAGAAGCCTCCGGATGGTATCAGATCAATAATGGAAAAATCCATTCCTTAAAAGTTCTGTTTGATCCAAGGCCACTGCTGAACGGTCAGTAA
- a CDS encoding S41 family peptidase: MIRPFIIPLLLLVNSVYGQKDIELKPGDTLKYSPISQKPVWVTIQSNEANIAMSLFIDGKKIKEQDDSRGIKSIERLFFTPEKGRKYELRIWAKSYVEKNKPSKISITESKTVSSLNGQFTSAQFVEDLRVFRSIREKANSGLYVYRSRHQIDSMYKKAEEEAASSKNIFDFYKVIAKVTGFEGSCHNYTDLPNHASYYLAQRPEYLPITLKNIDGRLLQDSKDIKIPLAAEIISINGIPAKEMISRFSQYYFSDGYSVPYRETAGFERGMLDKFYIEFGTHKQYDIRYQWNGQTHDVSLPGISLEAFKKLQESRHSLTLDKKLMAEKYSFTKEGDHVYRLSIRGFDFATGKEDPAYKKFSIFLDQMMDTLEREKIENLIIDLRGNTGGTGALYEKVFSYLTQRPFRDSNYAYTWFNEVPMEDKLIITPLFLSNGVTDKNGINTYLKQLYPKQIQGKYYWADDKNLLILPNERTFRGQLYLLADQRVASAASHLASLIKSYTNAIVIGKETVGGYYEHNGHLPLVYELPNTGIQTGFSIVHVIQDAQNLPDQKKDRGLFRIMKSGLPIKSFWISLMFI; this comes from the coding sequence ATGATCAGACCCTTTATTATTCCTTTATTACTGCTTGTAAATTCTGTATATGGCCAGAAAGATATTGAGTTAAAACCAGGAGATACGCTGAAGTATTCACCAATATCTCAAAAACCAGTATGGGTAACCATTCAGTCAAACGAAGCCAATATTGCAATGAGCCTGTTTATAGACGGAAAAAAAATAAAGGAGCAGGATGATTCCAGAGGAATAAAAAGTATTGAAAGACTGTTTTTTACTCCTGAAAAAGGCAGAAAATATGAACTTCGAATCTGGGCTAAATCCTATGTTGAAAAAAATAAACCTTCGAAGATCTCTATTACAGAATCTAAAACCGTTTCCAGCCTGAATGGGCAGTTCACTTCAGCCCAGTTTGTAGAAGATCTGCGGGTTTTCCGTTCCATCAGAGAAAAAGCAAATTCAGGATTATATGTTTACAGAAGCAGGCATCAGATAGATAGTATGTATAAAAAAGCAGAGGAAGAAGCGGCCAGCAGCAAGAATATATTTGATTTCTATAAAGTAATAGCAAAGGTCACAGGCTTTGAAGGAAGCTGTCATAATTATACAGATCTTCCTAATCACGCATCTTATTATTTAGCACAAAGACCTGAATATCTGCCCATCACTCTGAAAAATATTGACGGCCGTTTGCTCCAGGATTCAAAAGATATTAAAATACCGCTTGCTGCCGAAATTATTTCTATTAATGGCATTCCTGCAAAAGAAATGATTAGCCGTTTTTCCCAATACTATTTTTCTGATGGATATTCTGTACCTTACAGAGAAACGGCAGGCTTTGAAAGAGGAATGCTGGATAAGTTTTATATAGAATTCGGTACTCATAAACAATATGACATCAGGTATCAATGGAATGGGCAGACTCATGACGTAAGTTTGCCCGGAATATCATTGGAAGCTTTTAAAAAACTTCAGGAATCAAGACACTCTCTTACTTTGGATAAAAAATTGATGGCTGAAAAATACAGTTTTACCAAAGAAGGTGATCACGTATACCGTTTATCAATAAGAGGTTTTGATTTTGCCACAGGTAAAGAAGATCCTGCCTATAAAAAATTCAGTATTTTTCTTGATCAGATGATGGATACTCTGGAGCGTGAGAAAATAGAAAATCTTATTATTGATCTGAGAGGAAATACCGGCGGAACCGGAGCGCTTTATGAAAAAGTTTTCTCTTATCTTACCCAAAGGCCTTTTCGTGACAGCAATTATGCTTATACCTGGTTCAATGAGGTTCCCATGGAAGATAAGTTAATCATTACCCCACTTTTCCTGTCCAATGGAGTAACGGATAAGAATGGAATTAATACTTATCTGAAACAGCTTTATCCTAAACAAATCCAGGGTAAATATTATTGGGCTGATGATAAGAACCTCTTGATTTTACCCAACGAAAGAACCTTTAGAGGACAGCTTTATCTTCTGGCAGATCAACGGGTGGCTTCTGCAGCTTCTCACCTGGCTTCTTTAATAAAATCTTATACCAATGCCATTGTGATTGGAAAAGAAACGGTTGGCGGATATTACGAACATAACGGGCATCTTCCGTTAGTGTATGAGCTTCCCAACACAGGAATTCAAACCGGATTCTCTATCGTTCATGTGATTCAGGATGCTCAAAATCTTCCGGATCAGAAAAAGGACAGGGGATTGT
- a CDS encoding tetratricopeptide repeat protein, which produces MMKIWFSIVLIGLGFRIMTAQTTKIDTEKLLGYYETQRFADAAQYLQSLYSADTQDVKALTQIAYCQMMAGKLPDAEKNYMKINTIQPDNIPALFSLASINSRRGNITNAKAYLQQIIKLDSQNFNAYKQMAGYADTPETKLEYLKKANNLNTTDPDTAYDLAMVYNELKQFQPAYDILKTAIATDPENFTLQQAQLPIANKLGKYQEVIETGEKLLKAHTDANVMNEMGQAYFYVKNYQKCVEIYTTLEKSGLQNEGTLYFMTLSYRELKDYDKAAIYAQKTIDEAISDHTPSIMLHWQEFMKQKISITML; this is translated from the coding sequence ATGATGAAAATATGGTTCTCTATCGTCCTTATTGGATTAGGCTTTAGAATAATGACAGCCCAGACAACAAAAATTGATACCGAAAAGCTGCTTGGATATTATGAGACTCAGCGTTTTGCAGATGCGGCTCAATATCTTCAAAGTCTTTACTCGGCAGACACACAGGATGTAAAGGCATTAACTCAGATTGCTTATTGTCAAATGATGGCAGGAAAACTTCCGGATGCTGAAAAAAACTATATGAAAATTAATACCATTCAGCCTGACAATATTCCGGCTCTCTTCAGCCTGGCCAGTATCAATTCCAGAAGAGGAAATATTACAAATGCAAAGGCTTACCTTCAACAAATCATCAAGCTTGACAGTCAAAACTTCAATGCTTACAAACAAATGGCAGGTTATGCAGATACTCCTGAAACCAAACTGGAATACCTTAAAAAAGCCAATAATCTGAATACAACTGATCCTGACACCGCCTATGATCTGGCTATGGTTTATAATGAACTTAAGCAGTTTCAGCCTGCTTATGATATTTTAAAAACAGCTATTGCCACTGATCCGGAAAATTTCACTCTGCAGCAGGCCCAATTGCCCATCGCCAACAAGTTGGGGAAATACCAGGAAGTTATTGAAACAGGAGAAAAATTATTAAAGGCTCATACAGATGCTAACGTTATGAACGAAATGGGACAAGCTTATTTTTATGTAAAGAATTACCAGAAATGTGTTGAAATTTATACAACATTGGAAAAATCAGGGCTGCAGAATGAAGGAACATTATACTTTATGACATTGAGTTATCGTGAACTGAAAGATTATGATAAAGCAGCTATCTATGCTCAAAAGACCATTGATGAGGCGATTTCAGACCACACCCCCTCTATTATGCTGCACTGGCAGGAATTTATGAAGCAAAAAATCAGTATAACGATGCTGTAA
- a CDS encoding M1 family aminopeptidase — protein sequence MKKVRLLALCLFVFNSGYYAQTKSLPKIESGVSYELVQLRKSTLSDIKYELHLKIPESKSERISGTEVLTFNYKKQNESPLLIDFKEDPASLLSVSVNGQTIQPVLENEHVVIDTQYLKSGSNQINFSFLAGNGALNRRDGYLYALFVPDRARTMFPCFDQPNLKAKYSLTLTIPEKWSAISNGKLEDTFVQQGQKTLRFHQSELLPTYLFSFTAGDFKNHTEKISQQDSRILYRETDSEKIKNSMDSIFTLYRNSLAYYEKWTGIKHPFQKHGMAAIPDFQFGGMEHPGAILFQNSTLFLDKSATQNQLNNRSNLIAHEVAHLWFGDMVTMDWFNDVWMKEVFANFMADKSTGASSDKSIYDLKFLTTHFPAAYSVDRTLGANPIRQILDNLQNAGMMYGPIIYNKAPIMMRQLELLIGEEDFRKGVSEYLTQYAFNNASWPDLIAILDKHTPKDLQSWNKVWVNDPGRPVIDYDVKYNGDKIERFTSIQTPEYGKEPKLWPQEFEISLFYPDRIEKVIVKLDGKQQDIPELKGKLKPLFILQNSSGIGYGVFKTDQTIISNFALIKDPINRASAYISLYENMLNGAGGNKQDVLNFFAEQLPKETTELNLRLITGYISSVYWNFLPENTRLKESGNIEDKLWKALQVQTAKNNKKIVFDGYQSIFQSQQAYDNLYKIWKSQTPPQGVSLNDEDFTNLALALSLRNSNNNDLLQEQLTRIKNPDRVNRFKIIMQAVSSDQKIRDNFFNGLMQKQNRSNESAVGSALGYLHHPLRQQTSVHYLPKTLEILQEIQKTGDIFFPDNWLRSTFSSYQDPKAFEVVNQFLLKNPDYNAILKNKILQATDNLRRAQKLVK from the coding sequence ATGAAAAAAGTACGTCTATTAGCATTATGTCTTTTCGTTTTCAATAGTGGTTATTATGCACAAACAAAATCTTTACCTAAGATTGAATCTGGAGTATCATATGAATTGGTCCAGTTGAGAAAAAGTACATTAAGTGATATTAAATATGAGCTTCATCTGAAGATTCCTGAAAGTAAATCAGAAAGAATTTCCGGAACTGAAGTTCTTACATTTAACTATAAGAAACAAAACGAATCTCCGTTACTAATAGACTTTAAAGAAGATCCCGCTTCGCTTTTATCAGTATCTGTGAATGGGCAAACGATACAACCGGTTCTGGAAAATGAACATGTAGTTATTGATACCCAATACCTGAAGTCGGGATCCAATCAGATTAATTTCAGTTTTCTGGCAGGAAATGGAGCATTGAACAGACGTGACGGATATTTGTATGCTTTATTTGTACCGGATCGTGCAAGAACGATGTTTCCATGCTTTGATCAGCCCAATTTGAAGGCGAAATATTCTTTGACCTTAACAATTCCTGAAAAATGGAGTGCAATATCCAACGGAAAATTAGAGGATACCTTTGTACAACAAGGACAGAAAACATTGCGGTTTCATCAGTCGGAGCTGCTTCCAACATATCTTTTTTCTTTTACAGCGGGAGATTTTAAAAACCATACAGAGAAAATTAGTCAGCAGGATTCCAGAATTTTATACCGTGAAACCGATTCTGAAAAAATTAAAAACAGTATGGATTCTATTTTCACACTGTACCGTAATTCTCTGGCCTATTATGAAAAATGGACAGGTATCAAACATCCTTTCCAAAAACATGGAATGGCTGCCATTCCGGATTTCCAATTCGGAGGAATGGAACATCCGGGAGCTATCTTATTCCAAAACTCTACATTGTTTTTAGATAAAAGTGCAACACAGAATCAGTTGAATAACCGTTCCAATCTGATTGCTCATGAAGTGGCTCATCTTTGGTTTGGAGATATGGTGACGATGGATTGGTTCAATGATGTCTGGATGAAAGAGGTCTTTGCCAATTTTATGGCAGATAAAAGCACTGGAGCGTCTTCAGATAAGAGTATATATGATCTGAAGTTTTTAACGACTCATTTTCCGGCTGCATATTCCGTGGATCGTACTTTGGGGGCAAATCCTATCCGCCAGATTTTAGATAATCTGCAGAATGCAGGAATGATGTATGGGCCAATTATTTATAACAAAGCCCCGATTATGATGCGCCAGTTAGAACTATTGATCGGTGAGGAAGATTTCCGAAAAGGAGTCAGTGAATACCTTACCCAATATGCCTTCAACAATGCAAGCTGGCCGGATCTTATTGCCATTCTCGATAAACATACGCCGAAAGATCTGCAAAGTTGGAATAAAGTATGGGTAAATGATCCCGGAAGACCAGTCATCGATTATGATGTAAAATATAACGGTGATAAGATAGAACGTTTTACCAGTATTCAAACACCGGAATATGGAAAAGAACCTAAACTATGGCCGCAGGAATTTGAGATCAGTTTATTTTATCCTGACAGAATTGAGAAGGTTATTGTAAAACTGGATGGTAAACAGCAGGATATTCCTGAATTAAAAGGAAAATTGAAACCTCTCTTTATCCTGCAAAATTCATCGGGAATAGGATATGGAGTGTTCAAAACAGATCAAACGATTATCTCCAATTTTGCTTTGATAAAAGATCCAATCAACCGTGCAAGTGCTTATATTTCTTTGTATGAAAATATGCTGAACGGAGCAGGGGGTAATAAACAGGATGTATTGAATTTCTTTGCAGAACAATTGCCTAAAGAAACTACAGAACTGAACCTTCGTTTGATTACCGGCTATATTTCCTCTGTTTATTGGAATTTTTTACCTGAAAATACCAGACTGAAGGAATCTGGAAATATAGAAGATAAATTATGGAAAGCATTACAGGTACAGACAGCAAAAAACAACAAGAAAATTGTGTTTGACGGTTACCAGAGTATTTTCCAATCTCAACAGGCTTATGATAATCTGTATAAGATCTGGAAGTCGCAAACTCCTCCACAAGGAGTATCGCTTAATGATGAAGATTTCACAAACCTTGCACTTGCTTTATCATTAAGAAATTCAAATAATAATGATTTGCTGCAGGAGCAACTGACAAGAATTAAAAATCCGGATCGGGTGAATCGCTTCAAAATCATTATGCAGGCGGTTTCATCCGATCAAAAAATACGTGACAATTTTTTCAACGGACTGATGCAAAAACAGAATAGATCCAATGAATCTGCTGTGGGATCAGCGTTGGGTTATCTGCACCATCCATTAAGGCAGCAGACATCCGTTCATTATCTTCCTAAGACTTTGGAGATTTTACAGGAAATTCAGAAAACAGGGGATATATTTTTTCCGGATAACTGGCTCCGTTCCACATTTAGCAGTTATCAGGATCCAAAAGCGTTTGAAGTGGTCAATCAGTTCCTTTTGAAAAACCCTGATTATAATGCTATTCTGAAAAATAAAATTTTACAGGCGACAGATAATTTGAGAAGAGCACAGAAGCTGGTGAAATAA
- a CDS encoding MFS transporter codes for MKSKRNLYVLALGVFGITTTEFGVIGVLPEIASAFNISIEKAGWLLSAFALIVAVFGPFMLIALSAFKRKSLLVSSLLIFAVANILSAYIGNFYALLAVRMIPAFFHPVYWSIALSFAEKTSDPSDTSKSVSIIFSGLTLATVLGVPLATLMSDLFSWQSSFLLTAGINIVALIGVQLLLPVIEKETEAQAVFDLKIFQNKSLWIGLSIAFFTIAAMYSTYGYMADFLKKVTHMNGKQISIMLFYVWYSGNFRK; via the coding sequence ATGAAATCGAAAAGAAATCTTTATGTGCTTGCATTAGGAGTATTTGGGATTACCACTACAGAATTTGGAGTTATTGGAGTATTACCGGAAATTGCATCTGCCTTCAATATCTCCATTGAAAAAGCAGGCTGGCTTCTGAGTGCCTTCGCTTTGATTGTGGCTGTTTTCGGGCCGTTTATGCTGATTGCATTATCTGCATTCAAAAGAAAAAGCCTGTTGGTTTCTTCCCTGCTGATTTTTGCTGTGGCTAATATTCTTTCTGCTTATATAGGAAATTTTTATGCATTATTGGCGGTTAGAATGATTCCGGCATTTTTTCACCCTGTTTATTGGTCTATTGCTTTATCATTTGCCGAAAAAACTTCTGATCCTTCTGATACATCAAAATCGGTAAGCATTATCTTTTCCGGACTTACATTAGCCACTGTTTTAGGAGTGCCATTAGCCACTTTAATGTCTGATTTATTTTCCTGGCAGTCTTCATTCTTACTTACAGCAGGTATTAACATAGTGGCATTAATTGGAGTACAGCTTTTATTGCCGGTTATTGAAAAAGAAACTGAAGCTCAAGCGGTATTTGATCTTAAAATTTTTCAAAATAAAAGCCTGTGGATAGGATTATCCATTGCATTTTTCACCATTGCTGCAATGTATTCTACCTACGGATATATGGCTGATTTTCTTAAAAAAGTAACCCATATGAATGGCAAACAGATCAGTATAATGCTTTTTTATGTTTGGTACAGTGGGAATTTTAGGAAATAA